Below is a window of Undibacterium sp. YM2 DNA.
AGTTTTTCCTGGCCCTTGTCCACCACAAACACTTCTGCACTGGATACCACCAGGGTTTTACCTGCCTTCAAGACCTTGCCACGGGCAATCAAAGTGTCGCCTTTGCCGGGTGCAACGATATTGATCTTGTATTCTGCAGTTAAGCACTCACTCACCGGCATCAGTTGCGTATTCGCGGCATAGCCACCTGCCGCATCGGCTATCGTACCAATCACGCCACCATGGAAATAGCCATGCTGCTGGCTGACTACCTCACTGAAAGGCAGGCTGATTTCACATGCGCCAGGGGTGATGCTGGTCAGGCGGGCATTCCAGGCCATCAAAGCGCCCTGTGCATTGAAGCTTTCCAGCAAGCTCAGGGCCAGTTTGTGATCCAGTGTCGCTGTGCTTTGCTGCGTTGCCTGATTGCTCATAAAACCCTCAATAACCAAGGAAAAACC
It encodes the following:
- a CDS encoding PaaI family thioesterase — translated: MSNQATQQSTATLDHKLALSLLESFNAQGALMAWNARLTSITPGACEISLPFSEVVSQQHGYFHGGVIGTIADAAGGYAANTQLMPVSECLTAEYKINIVAPGKGDTLIARGKVLKAGKTLVVSSAEVFVVDKGQEKLCAIMQQTLFVIPKAESRM